Proteins co-encoded in one Montipora capricornis isolate CH-2021 chromosome 12, ASM3666992v2, whole genome shotgun sequence genomic window:
- the LOC138027542 gene encoding uncharacterized protein, with translation MPNESDAASNPVRNLGKVQKFIVGADFEAYAEQLEFFFMANGVTDSKQKKAVLLTNLPTETYQLAKDLMAPILLREDSLTYDTIVERLQKQLKPQKSALVARYEFDNRARNAGETVSQYVAVLKHLAMDCKFNDAMRLERLRDRLVSGIRDKRMMSELLKLKLEELTFDIAVAKCIAIEQSYKDVEALQGGKESNPVDLLAKSKHSRKPKPKKEVKPSGKRGSPSSKEPGDQSCYRCLGNHDHKSCPFLKEKCHHCNKTGHIARACKSKKRETQDAHSPAHYVDGDDGDSDDYLGSLEVYSVSDKDHVIWVSPEVQGR, from the coding sequence ATGCCCAACGAGTCTGACGCGGCATCGAATCCGGTTCGTAACCTTGGAAAAGTTCAGAAGTTCATAGTGGGAGCTGACTTCGAAGCTTATGCAGAACAGCTAGAATTCTTCTTCATGGCCAATGGTGTGACCGACTCGAAACAGAAAAAGGCCGTCCTGTTAACTAATCTGCCCACTGAAACGTACCAACTGGCGAAAGATTTGATGGCCCCGATATTGTTAAGAGAAGACTCTCTCACGTACGACACGATCGTAGAGCGTCTCCAAAAGCAATTGAAGCCCCAGAAATCAGCTTTAGTCGCCAGGTATGAGTTTGACAACCGAGCACGTAACGCTGGAGAAACGGTGAGTCAGTATGTTGCTGTCTTAAAGCATCTAGCTATGGATTGCAAGTTTAATGATGCCATGCGTTTGGAAAGGCTCAGAGATAGATTGGTTTCGGGTATTCGAGATAAGAGAATGATGTCAGAGCTTTTGAAACTCAAACTCGAGGAACTGACTTTTGACATTGCTGTAGCGAAGTGCATCGCTATTGAGCAATCTTACAAGGATGTTGAAGCTCTTCAGGGGGGTAAAGAGTCAAACCCAGTTGATTTGTTAGCCAAGTCAAAACATAGCAGGAAGCCGAAACCTAAGAAAGAAGTCAAACCTTCAGGGAAACGGGGTTCCCCATCCTCTAAAGAGCCGGGTGATCAAAGTTGCTACCGCTGTTTGGGAAATCATGATCATAAAAGTTGTCCATttctaaaggaaaaatgtcaccACTGTAACAAGACCGGCCATATTGCAAGGGCTTgcaaatccaagaaaagggAGACACAAGATGCCCACTCCCCTGCCCATTATGTGGACGGTGATGACGGGGACAGCGATGATTATTTGGGATCCCTAGAGGTTTATAGTGTGAGCGACAAGGATCATGTCATATGGGTCAGCCCCGAAGTACAGGGAAGGTAG